A section of the Castanea sativa cultivar Marrone di Chiusa Pesio chromosome 12, ASM4071231v1 genome encodes:
- the LOC142621042 gene encoding chloroplast envelope quinone oxidoreductase homolog: MNGGGLAEFAVTKENITVARPSELSADKVVGLPIAGLTAHQAITQSAGVKLDGSEKKKTNILITAASGGVGHYAVQLAKLGNTHVTATCGARNIELVKNLGADEVLDYKTPDGAALRSPSGIKYDAVIHCATGIPWSTFEPNLSPNGKVVDITPSPSALVTFALKKLTLSKKQLVPLIVIPKSENLQYLVNLVKEGKLKTIIDSKYPLGKAKDAWAKSSDGHATGKIIVEP, encoded by the exons ATG AATGGTGGTGGACTAGCAGAGTTTGCTGTGACCAAGGAGAACATTACAGTTGCGAGACCATCTGAACTATCAGCAGACAAAGTAGTAGGCTTGCCAATTGCAGGTTTGACGGCTCACCAGGCTATAACACAATCAGCTGGTGTCAAGCTTGATGGAAgtgaaaagaagaagacaaacatTCTGATAACTGCTGCTTCTGGTGGTGTGGGTCACTATGCGGTTCAACTGGCCAAGCTTGGAAATACACATGTGACAGCCACTTGTGGTGCTCGCAACAttgaacttgtcaagaattTAGGTGCTGACGAGGTTCTTGACTACAAGACCCCAGATGGGGCAGCTCTGAGGAGCCCCTCTGGCATAAAATATGACGCAGTTATTCACTGTGCAACAGGCATTCCTTGGTCTACTTTTGAGCCTAATTTGAGCCCAAATGGGAAGGTAGTTGATATTACTCCTAGCCCTAGTGCCCTGGTGACTTTTGCCCTGAAGAAACTTACATTGTCCAAGAAGCAATTGGTGCCACTAATAGTAATTCCCAAGAGTGAGAACCTCCAATATCTTGTTAACTTGGTCAAGGAAGGGAAGCTCAAGACAATAATTGACTCAAAATATCCCCTGGGCAAGGCCAAAGATGCTTGGGCTAAGAGTAGTGATGGCCATGCAACTGGGAAGATCATTGTGGAGCCTTAG